A single window of Plasmodium reichenowi strain SY57 chromosome 14, whole genome shotgun sequence DNA harbors:
- a CDS encoding cytochrome c oxidase subunit 2, putative, giving the protein MDKIKSWLGFNKKIAFTENKFLLRNVNDQESLQAENVRAEDYPIPEKYLEDPDKIPKYYVFQSNMVTDEDLQPGMLRQLEVDKRLTLPTRTHISFLVTATDVIHSWSIPSLGIKADAIPGRLHKITTFILREGVYYGQCSEMCGTLHGFMPIVVEAVSPEAYAAHAKKYYKE; this is encoded by the coding sequence ATGGATAAGATTAAAAGTTGGTTAGgatttaataaaaagatcGCTTTTAcagaaaataaatttttattaagaAATGTAAATGACCAAGAAAGTTTACAAGCAGAAAATGTAAGAGCAGAAGACTATCCAATACCTGAGAAATATTTAGAAGATCCAGATAAAATACCAAAGTATTACGTTTTTCAATCAAATATGGTAACAGATGAAGATTTACAACCTGGTATGTTAAGACAATTAGAAGTTGATAAAAGATTAACATTGCCTACAAGAACACATATATCTTTTCTAGTAACAGCTACTGATGTGATACATTCATGGTCTATTCCTAGTTTAGGAATAAAAGCTGATGCTATTCCGGGGCGCTTACATAAAATTACaacttttatattaagAGAAGGAGTATATTATGGTCAGTGTTCTGAAATGTGTGGTACTTTGCATGGATTTATGCCCATAGTAGTCGAGGCTGTCTCACCAGAGGCATATGCAGCTCATGcgaaaaaatattataaggAATGA